The sequence below is a genomic window from Micromonospora aurantiaca ATCC 27029.
GGAGTTCCCGGCGAAGGCCGGGACGATGACGCCGGAGGCGCCGAACGCGATGCCGAGGCTCGCCACGCAGAGCAGCAGCGCGGGGAAGCCGCCGAGCCGCAGCGGGCCGAGGCCCCTTGCGTGGTGCTCGCGCGGGTGCGGGCGCCAGCCGCGCATGACCCGTCCGAGCGCGACGGTGCCGGTGCCGATCAGGGTGACCACCGCGGCGCCGACGAGCGCGGCGGAGGCGTCGGCGAGCAGCACGAAGCCGGCTACCAGCAGCGGCCCGATCACGAACACGACCTCGAAGAGGGTGGTCTCGGCGGCGAGCGCGGTGTTGCGCAGGTGCGCCCGGCCGGTGGCGGGGGCGGTGAGGTCGTTCCAGGCGCCCCGGATCGCGGCGGTGAGCGGCGGGTACGTGGCTCCGGCGACGCCCGAGGCCAGGTAGATCAGCCCGAGGTTGCCGCTGTCGGAGCGGGTGGCGACGAGCAGCCCGATCAGGGCGAGCGGGTGGGTGACCGCGGTGAGCAGCAGGACGGGGGTGGGTCCGACCCGGTCGGCGATCCGGCCGGCGACCGGGCTGAGCGCGGCGCCGGAGAGCGCGTAGATGCCGCCGGCGACTGCGGCCAGGGAGTACCGGCCCGTGACCTGCTCGACGACGAGCAGCAGCGCCAGCGGGGTCATGCCGATCCCGAGCCGGCCGATGATGCCGAGGATCAGCAGCATCGGCGCGCCGGGGATCCGCCAGACGCCCTGGTACTGGCGCAGTGCGGCCACAGTCGACCTCCAGGAGGGTAATGAGCGGGAGACGTTTCGACCCTAACGGCGTGACCTGACCGGGGGAAACGCATTGTGCCCGGACACACCACCGCGCCCGCGTCGTGGGACGCGGGCGCGGTGGGGAGTACGGCGGGTCAGCGCTGGAACTGCACCGGCCCGGAGTTGCGGGCCATCTGCTCCA
It includes:
- a CDS encoding MFS transporter, producing MAALRQYQGVWRIPGAPMLLILGIIGRLGIGMTPLALLLVVEQVTGRYSLAAVAGGIYALSGAALSPVAGRIADRVGPTPVLLLTAVTHPLALIGLLVATRSDSGNLGLIYLASGVAGATYPPLTAAIRGAWNDLTAPATGRAHLRNTALAAETTLFEVVFVIGPLLVAGFVLLADASAALVGAAVVTLIGTGTVALGRVMRGWRPHPREHHARGLGPLRLGGFPALLLCVASLGIAFGASGVIVPAFAGNSGADDPESLAGVLLAVWGIGSAIGGFWFGVRKPAANMTRQFAWLLGTVAASFAVFAVMPGPAALGVALVLGGAAIAPALTLENTLVGRITPAGMLNEAYTWVVTMSVAASAAGGSIAGLIIDHAGGVSWAFVFAGVAVAVGAAVAALPGGPIARAEATAVRAEQTLAA